The following nucleotide sequence is from Candidatus Borkfalkia ceftriaxoniphila.
ACGGGCGCGACTGTGACCTTGCGCGACGCCATGAACAAGACGACCATCGGAGCGGTAGACACCACGACTCTGACGGGCGTGACTCTGAAAGACGACGAAAGCAAGAAAGAAGATATCTTCGACGGATGGCAGCAGTGCTACCTGTTCGTGGAAAACCAGACCAAGAGCACTCTTTCCTTCACCCTCGAATTCTCTTACGGCCCTACGACCGTAACGGGCACCGACTACTCCGCATACCGCAGCGGGTTCGCAGCCTTCACGGGCTTTGAACAAAAGGAGATGACCGAGGAAGAATTCAATCTCAAAACCACGGGAACCTACGCTGTGAGCGCGTCGCTCCTCGGCGATTACAAATCCGCTACCGTCGGCGGCGGTTTCGACGACGTGGCGTACGCCCCTACCGATAAGATCGAAACGGGCTTTGCCGATACCCGCAACTATGACGGCGTGTACGGCGGCTCCAACTATGTGGGCGGAGATTCCGTCGGAACGGATTCCGAATACAATATCAAAAACGATTACGATCACGCAGGACTTTTGAACAAAGCGTATTCGAGCGCGTATTTCAACGGAAAAGCCATCACCGCGCTCGTGCAGTCCTATACGAGATCTGCGACCGCGGCCGTCGTCAATGCCGACTCCTGGTGGAAAACCATTCTCGGGAACGACGTAAACCAGCCCCTGTTCATCACCAATCCCGAAAACACCGACGCGAAGTTCTCTTACGGCTACGTAGCCAAGAGTTCCTCCTCTTTCTCCGCTTCCTCTTATACGACCATTTCTTATAAAGTGATGCTGAGCGAAGGCGCGAAAGCATATCTGTACCTCATCGACACCACCGAGCCCGACTCTCTGGACGACGCGAGATACAAAGATACTCTTAACTTTAACTCGGGCGTTTCCTACCGTTACGACGACAACGGAAACCTGGTCACGAAAGATCCCGACGACAAGGATTTCAGTTCCAAAAACGATACGCTCCTCTATAAGCAGTCCAACGGGCTGTGGGCGGAGAGCAAAAATTACAAGGGCAGCGACCTGTACGCCAACCTCTCGAATTATGAGAAGGACGAGGACGGCAACCTGACAGACGTTTCCGACAATATCGTTTACTACAATCACGACGGTAAATTCTATCGCTATTACGACGAGGACAAAGACAAGTACTCCGTCGTCGTCAAAGATTTCAAAGACGCCGTGACCGACAAAAAGATCACGCAGGATCAACTCGACCAGGCAACCGTGCAGGGCGCACAGGACGCGAAACTCATGCAGGTGATCGAAGGAACGGAAGAAAACGCCTTCAAATGGATCACCGTGACTTTCTACATTGCCAACGGCGATACGGCGAAAAATTACAGACTGGAAGTCTGGAACGGCAGCCGCGACGGAAGCGAGCCGATGAAAGCAAACTCTTTCGTCATCTTCGACAAAGTCAACGGCAACGCGCTGGATGCGGACAACTATACCAAGCATCTGGAAGAGAACCTGCGCAACGCATATCCCTCTTACGCGAATACCGATAAATTGGAAGAGGCGTACTCGAAAGATCCCTCCTCTTTCATCAACGGTGAAGACTCTTCTCTCGTGTACTACCGCTATTCCCTCTTTGACGATTCCGATTACAAGCCTTACGACAAAAACTACGACGAGGACGACAAGGGCGACCCTTACAGCGAATACGAGCAGAAATCTTACGAGAACACGGTCGCGTATTTCCGTTACAACACCGATTCCGTTTACAACACTTTTGTGAACTTCGGCGCGATGGATAAGACCATCGAATCCGGTTCGGACGATTCCGGCGATTCCGGCGACGAGAATACGACGGATGAAAACCAGAACGTATGGCTGCTCATCTCCTCTATCATTCTTGCAGTCATCCTGATCCTTACCTTGATCGCGATGTTGGTCAGAAAACTGGTTTCCAACGTGAAGAAAGGCAAGAAGAACGCCAAGAACACTTACTCCGCGAAGCGTACGCACTACATGAGAAAACTGAAACTCGAAGAATCCCAGTCAGACGATGACGATAACGACATCCTTCCCGATGAAGACGAGATCGACGAGGAAGATATTTATCAGGTAGACGAACCCGATGCGGACGACAAGTCCGACGACGAAGATAATAAATAATATCTTCGTACGAACCTAAAACAAGCCGCCGCAGGCAATGCCTGCGGCGGTGATTTTTTTATATCGATTTAAAATTTTCGAAGTCCTTTGGGCAGACGATTTTTGAGCGCGCCGCCGCTCGCCTTTCCGAGACCGAGCGGAAAACCCATATACGTACACAGACAATACCCTCTGCCTGCCGACTGCGCGGACAACTCCTCGCCCTTTAAATAGGCGTTTACGCGGTCGGAAAGTTCTTCTGCGCACAAGGCGTCGCTGGTTTTCACGCTCATGGCGAGCGCGTGGTCGGGCTCGAAACGCCCCTTGACGTGTTCGCCGAGGCAGACGCCCGCGCGCAGCACGCGCAGCGTTTCCAGCGAAAACAATTCTTCGGGCACGAGATACAGCGTTTCGCCGAAAGCGATGAAATCGCCCTCGAGCGGCGTTTTCAGAAAATCGCGCTCGAACGCGCGGTAAAGATTGACGAGCCTCTTGTCCGCCTTGCGCCAGTGCCTGCGCACCGCGCCGCGCCCTTCCCCTTCCTTGACGAGCACCGCGGCGAAATGCCCTTCGCCGCGCACGCGGTGGGGATACAGTTTTTCCTGCCGCTCTAAAATAAATTCGGGGTGCGACTTCAAAAAGCGCCCGACCGCCTCCTCGTCCTCTTCGGGCGAAAAGGTGCAGGTGGAATAGACCAGCCTGCCGCCGCCGCGCAGCATCGCCGCCGCGCAGCGCAAAATATTGTCCTGGCGCGCGGCGCACATCGCCACGTTTTCCTCGCTCCAGTTTTCGATCGCCGCGGGCTCTTTGCGGAACATTCCCTCGCCCGAACAGGGCGCGTCCACCAATATCTTATCGAAATATGCGGGGAACGCCGCCGCGAGCGTTTCGGGATCTTCGTTGGTCACGACCGCGTTGCGGATCCCAAGCCGCTCGACGTTGCGCGAAAGAATCTTCGCACGGTCGGGGATCTTTTCGTTCATCAGAACGACGCCCGTCCCCTGCAACAGTTCGGCGATCTGCGTCCCCTTGCCGCCGGGTGCGCTGCAAAGATCTAAAATCCTGTCGCCCTTTCCGATTTGCAGGAGCGGCACGGCGCACATGGCGCTCGGCTCCTGCACGTAAAAGACGCCCGCGTCGTGCAGCGGGCTGCGTCCCGGTCTTTCGTCGGAAATATAAAAGCCGTTTTCCGCCCACGGGACGCCCCCTTCGAGCGGAAAGGGCGCAACGCGCGAAAATTCGGACGGGCTGACTTTCAGCGTATTCGCGCGCACGGCTTTATAAGGTTCTTTTTCGAAAATCGCCGCGTACTCCGAATAATCGGAGAGCGCGGCTCTCATTCTCTGCATATATTTTTCGGGGAGATTCATTCGTTCAACTCCAAAAGAGAATACAGGTCGGACAGATGCAAGATCTGCAAAGGTTTGCCCTCGCCTACAAGCCGCGCGGCGGTCACGCTGCGCACGCTCTCGTCGTTTTCCTCCGTGACGAACACGTTCGCCGCGCCGAGTTTCAAAGAATAGCGGCCGCCCCTGCGGCAGATCTCCCGCACGAGGCGCTTGGAAAGGGAAAGATCTTCCTCGATCTTGCGGGAAAACGTAAAACGCTTGCCGTACAATTCGCGCGTCTGCGGGCGCATGCGCGTGCGGCTGACAAAGTTATTGAATTCCACGCGTACGTTTTCGCGCTCCGCTTTCTCGCGGGCGCGCTTTTCATAATATTCGTTTCCGCGTTTGGAAGAGCAGTTGGTAAACGTATAATCGCGGATACTGCCGTTGCGGATCTGATACTTTTCCAAAAGTCCGGGAAAGGTACACTGATTTTCGCGGCACATCGCCTCGGCGACTCTCATGGTCGCATAGGCGTCGTCTGCCGCGCAGTGCGCCTGAAACTCTATTTGAAACAGTTCGGTCAGTTTATCCAGCCCCGTCTGACGGTCGAACGTTTCGCTCATCGCCATATACAATATCTGCGTGTCGGCAAATTCAAAACAAAAGGAAGGCAATTTATATCGCCTTGTTTCCAGATTCAGATACTTGACGTCGTTGACGGCCGCGTGCCCCACGACGATCTTGTCGCCGCCCTCCAAAAGATCTTTAATCGTACGGTAGAATGCGGGAAAATCGGGATATTTTTTGAAATCTTCGTAATTGTACGGCAAGACGATCCCGTCGCCGCCGTGCGCGGTCAGATGAAATTTGCCGTTCGGATTGATCAATATATCTTCTTTTTTCAGTATATTGAATTTTTCGTCGCAGATACAGTACCCGAACACGCATATCTTGGCTACGTCTTTGTAGACGCATGCGCATTCAATGTCGAAAAAAACGTAGTTCATATTTCCCGCTCTTGATTTCAATGGTTTATACGGTAAGATTATAGCATAAGCGGAAAAATAAGTAAAGCAAAAACCCGACGCGTGTGCGTCGGGTCTTCCTGCGTGATCTCTATTTGCCCTGCACGCGGCCGATCTCGGTATTGTCGGTATCGCGGGCGGAAAGTTCGGGGATCGGATGCGCCTTGTCCTGAATGCGGTAATCCTCGCCCTTTTTGGTAATATGCTTCGCAATGACGGCGTGGCTCGCCATGCTCTCCGCGGAGCCGAGCACGCCGCGGTTGTAAGAGAAGAAACGGAACTTTTCGGGCACTTTGTCCACCTCTTCCCAGTCCTCCATCCTGCCCGTCAGGCGGACGCTCTTGAGCACTTTGCGGACGTATTCCTTCTGCGGCTTGAACAGAATGGGTTCGGGGAAATCGCCGCCCTCGGGGAAGAGTTGCTGCCAGACCTTGCCGCCGTATTTTGCCAAAAGTTCCACCGCGTAATGCAGGTGAGAAAGTTCTTCTTCATAGTGCATCAGCCAGATATCCTTGATGCGCGCGTCCGTTTCGTCGTTATAGCACGACCAGTAGAGGTAGCATTCGGTATATTCGTGCATGACCATACATTCATACATGGTCACGGTGGGATCCATCAGGCTGCCGTAGCCCGTGACGTGCTGTTCCTCGATCATCGCGATCTCGGCGTACAGTTTTCTGCCCAGTTCGCTCTCGTACAGGTTGGCGACGTTGAGATAATAGTTCATGGTCTGCTGTTCCGCCGCGGTGATGATGCCCGCGTTGAGGCGGGTGACGGGATCGCTCAGATAGTTATTGATATAGAAATCCACGTCGTCGTAAGGGTGGCGCGGTTCAGAAACGGTCGGACGGCCGGGCATCACTTCGGTGTATTTGCCGATGATCGCATCGGCGTGCGCGCCCTTTTCGAGATCCATCAGGTCGCTGTAACGGTATAAATGGTCGAAATCTTCGAGCAGAGCGAAATCCAACTGTTTCTTCACGTAGGCGTTCTTCTCGCGCTGCGCCATAATGGCGGTCAGATCGACGGCGAGTTGTTCGTAACCCAAAGTGTGTTCGAGAATGGATTCGTTGCGCGGTTTTAAATTGGCGATGCGCTTTTGCTGCTGCTGTTCGCCGCGGCGGATCATCGCCATGGCGCGGCGAACGTCGTTGTTCGGGCAATGGCGGTTAAAGCGGTGCGTGTTCCAGATCGCCTCGAATTCCGTGCCGTTCATTAAAATGATGCGGACGCGCGTGTACGGGTCCACTTCGTTTTTGTCGTAAGGTTTTACGTTGATGCTCTTCCAATTCTTATACGTCTTTTCAATGCTTTTGTAAGTTTCCTTAAATGGATTCATAACTACCTCCGCAAATTTTTGAAATTTGACTTGTATATTATGAACATTGCGCCCTTTTCCTATTCATATAATTGCAAAATTTTCTGTTTTTTGGTACAATAAAGAAAAACGAAAGAGGCATTCTATGTTAGCAGTCATTACCGCCATGCAGCGGGAGGCGGACGCGCTTTTATGCAGATGCGCCGCGCAAAGATCCTATCGGCTTTGCGGAAAGACCGTCGTTCTCGCATCCGCGTGCGGCAGGGAATTTCACGTTGTGGTGTGCGGCGTGGGAAAGGTGAACGCCGCTGCGGGCGCGCAGATGGCGATCGATAAACTGGAAGCCGACGCCCTTCTGAACATCGGCGTGGCGGGCGGCATTTCTCCCCGCACGGCGCTCGGGAAAGTTTTCGCGATCGAAAAGGCGGTGCAGTACGATTTCGATCTGAGTCAACTCAACCATACGAAGATCGGCACGCTGGACGAATACGATTCGCCCTATCTTCCCGTACTCGCAAAGAGCGCTTTCCCCCTTGCGACGCTCGCAACCGGGGATCGTTTCAATGACAGCACGCAGGATCTGGCACTCTTAAACGACGAACTTTACGCGGATATCCGCGACATGGAAGGCGCCGCGATCGCGCAGGTCGCGCTATCCGCAAAAGTGCCCCTCTATATGTACAAGGCGATTTCCGACGTCGTGGGCGGCGACTGCGTGCAGCAGTACAGGGATAATCTGGCGCGCGCGCTCGGCGCTTTGACGGCCGCCGTCCCGCAGATATTCAGCGAGGTGAAATGATGGAAAAAATCCCTTCCTTTTGTAAAGATCACGACAATTTGCAGACGGGGCTGTACCTTTCCACCGTACAGCAAGGCGTTTCCACTTTCGACCTGCGCATGAAAACGCCCAACGGCGGCGACTACGTTCCGCCCAAAGCGCTGCATACCATAGAGCATATCATTGCCACGCTCCTTCGGAACGGTCCGCATAAGGAGAATATCATCTATTTCGGGCCCATGGGCTGCCGCACGGGGTTTTATCTTCTGACGGTCGCTCTGTCTTTCAAACAGGTGCTCGGCGAACTGCGCCGCGCCTTTTCTCTGGGCGCGCAGGCGGAGGAAATCCCCGGTTCGTCGAAAAAAGAGTGCGGCAATTATCTTGAACACGATTTAGACGGCGCAAGAAAAGAATGCGCCGCGTACGCAGCCATACTATCCGAGGTGAAAGCCGATGATTAAACTGGGCGGAGGCTGGGACGAGGCGCTGGAAGAATTATTCCAAGACGAAAATTACGCAAAAATTCATGAATTTCTGAAACAGGAATACTCGCACCACGTCGTTTATCCCGACATGTACGACATTTACAACTGTTTCAAACTGACGCCCTTCGAGCGCGTGAAAGTCGTGCTTCTGGGGCAGGACCCCTATCACAACGTGAATCAGGCGCACGGATTGTGCTTTTCGGTGAAAGAAGGCGTACAGCCGCCCCCGTCGCTCGTGAATATTTTTCAGGAACTCAAAGAAGACGTCGGATGCGAGATCCCTTCCTCGGGCGATCTGACGAACTGGGCGAACGAGGGCGTTTTGCTCTTGAACACCGCGCTCACGGTGCGCGCGCATCAAGCCAATTCGCACAAAAACTGCGGCTGGACGTGGTTTACCGACAACGTGATCCGCATTTTAAGCGAAAATCGCGACCATCTCGTATTCATTCTCTGGGGCGGCAACGCGCGTTCTAAAAAGCCGCTCATAGACAGGAGAAAACATCTCATTCTGGAATGCGCGCATCCCTCCCCGCTCTCCGCGTACAACGGTTTTTTCGGATGCAGACATTTTTCCAAAACCAACGAATATCTCAAAGCCAACGGCATAGAGCCAATCGACTGGAATCTTTGTAAACAGCGAGGTTAAATCATGAAATACATAGTTGTGCTCGGCGACGGCATGGCGGACAGAAAACTGGAAAACCTGGGCAATAAAACGCCGCTCGAAAGCGCGCGTACGCCCAATCTCGACGCGCTTGCCGCCCGCAGCGAGATCGGTATGTGCAAGACCGTGCCCGACGGCATGAAGCCCGGCAGCGACGTGGCGAATCTTTCCGTGCTCGGTTACGATCCCAAACAGGGCTATACGGGGCGCTCGCCTTTGGAAGCGGTTTCCATCGGCATTCCCCTTCGCAGCACCGACGTTACCATGCGCTGCAATCTCGTGACCGTTTCCGACGAGGAAAATTACGAAGATAAACGCATGATCGATTACAGCGCGGGGGAAATTTCCACCCGCGAGGCGAATGAACTGATCGAATATCTGAAAACGTTTTTCGACGACGAAAAATTTACGCTGTACAGCGGCGTGAGTTATCGTCACTGCCTTGTCATCGACAAGGGCGAAACGGGAAACGATCTTACGCCGCCCCACGACATTACGGAGCGCCCCGTGCGCGGTCATCTTCCCCAAGGGAAATTGCAGAAAGAACTTTTGGGCATGATGCGCCGCTCCTACGAACTTTTGAAAGATCATCCCGTCAACCTTGCGCGGATCGCGGCGGGCAAGCGCCCCGCCAATTCCGTATGGTTCTGGGGGGAAGGAACGAAACCCGCGCTGGAAAATTACGAAAAAAAATTCGGCGTGAAAGGCGGCGTGATCTCCGCCGTCGATCTGGTAAAGGGCATCGGCATGCTCGCAGGCATGCAAATTCTCGACGTAGAGGGCGCGACGGGCAATTACGATACCAACTTTCAAGGCAAAGCCGACGCGGCTCTCAGCGCCCTTTTAAACGGTCTGGACCTCGTTTACATTCACATGGAGGCACCCGACGAGTGCGGGCATCAGGGCGACGTAAAGCACAAGATCTTTTCCATCGAAGAGATCGACCGCGCCGTTGTGGGAACGCTCGTAAAGGGACTGAACGATGCGAAAGAGCCATTTCGTATGCTCGTATGTCCCGACCACCCCACGCCAATCTGTATCCGCACGCATACCTCCGATCCCGTTCCCTATCTTTTATACGACAGCGAAAAAGATCTTTCCGCGGGCGCAGCGCGCTACGACGAGGAACACGCCGAGGCGACGGGCGTTTTCGTCGAGGACGGATACCTTCTCATGCAAAAACTTTTGAACAAATAGAAAAAAGGAAACCTGTCGGTTTCCTTTTTATTGTTTTTCAGCGGCCGCTCGCGCCGTAGTTGGAGAGTACGCGCGCGCTCGGATCGTTCACGTCGCAGCCCTCCCAACTCTTGTTCGGCATCCAAAAATCCGAAACCATCGCCGCCTGCCCGGGATAATATTTTTCGAAAATTTCCCGATATAAAAGGCTCTCCTTCGTAAACGGCTTTGCGTGATAAGCGTATTTTTCCGCGATTTTCCGCCATTCCGCTCCGTACTTCCGTTCGGCATATTCTTTCAGGTCGTCCACTAAGGAATGTCCCACCGCGTCGGAAAACGCCGCCTTTTCGCGGTAAAGTATGCCGTGCGGGAGCCAATCCCCCTCGAATGCGCGGCGCAACAAATATTTGCCCTGCCCATAGGTGTTCATTTTCAGCGGGGGATCGATGCCCATGACGTATTTTACGAAGGCAAGATCGCCGAAAGGCACGCGCGCTTCCATCGAGTTGACGGAAATACAGCGATCGGCTCGGAGAACGTCGTACATATGAAGTTCGCGCACGCGCTTTTGCGATTCCTTTTGAAATTCTTCCGCGCTCGGTGCAAAGTCGGTATATTTGTACCCGAACAACTCGTCGGAGATCTCGCCCGTCATCAGAACGCGCACATTCGTTGTGCGACGGATCTCCCTGCACAGCAGATACATTCCCATGGATGCGCGGATCGTGGTGATGTCAAAAGTGCCGAGCGCGGCGATGACCTCTTCCAGAGCGGCGAGCACATCCTCGCGCGTAATCATGACTTCGCGGTGATCAGAACCTATATAGGAGGCGGCTTCGCGGGCATATTTCAGATCGATGGCGTCCGTATCCATGCCGACGGCAAACGTGCGGATAGGTTTTTTGAGCACGCGCTGTCCGATGGCGCACACAAGGGAACTGTCCAGCCCGCCCGAGAGCAGAAACCCGAGCGGCGCATCGCTGTCCAGCCGTTTTTCAACGCCCGCAACGAGTTTTTCACGGATATTTCTGCAAATCTCATCGAGACTGCCGTTCGTATAGCCGCCGACGGCGGTCATATCGCAGTAAGAAATAAACTTTCCGCCGCGGTAATACTTTCCGGGCGGGAACGGATAAATCTGCCCGGCTACAAACCCGACAAGGTTTTTCGGCTCGCTCGCGAACACGATCTCCCCGCCCGAAAGATACCCGTAATAGAGCGGGCGTATGCCGATGGGATCGCGCGCAGCGATATACTCTCCCGTATTTCCGTCGTAAAGCACGAGCGCAAATTCCGCGTCGAGCATGGAAAACATATTTACGCCGTATTCCGCATACAGGGGCAGCAATATCTCGCAGTCGCTCTTCGAATGAAAGACGTACCCCTTTGCCTCCAGATCCCGCCGAAGGGCGCGGAAACCGTATATTTCTCCGTTGCATACGAGCATATTTTTGCCCATCCAGAAAGGCTGCATCCCCTCCGCATTCAGTCCCATAACGGCGAGTCTATGAAATCCCATATACCCGCTCGGCGTGCTGTCCAGCGCGGTCATGTCGGGCCCGCGCGAAACCGTTTTATCGAAACAGCGCTGCATTTGCGCCTTATCTATCTGTCTGCTCGTACAGCAAAATATAGAACACATACTCTTACTCCTTTATCAGCCGAACGCCGCCGAAAACGCCGCCATCGCCCCGCGCACCGTCGTTTCGTCGGCAAAAGAGGTCAGGCGGAAATATCCTTCGCCGTTTCTGCCGAATCCGCCGCCCGGCGTTCCGACCACGCCCGTCTTTTCCAGCAAATAATCAAAAAACGCAAAACTGTTTGTAAAACCCGGGCATTGCAGCCACACGTACGGCGAATTTCTGCCGCCCGTGTACCATATGCCAAGCGTATCCAACGCGTCGCAGATGATTTTTGCGTTGTTGCGGTAAACGGAAAGATTCGCACGGATCTGCCGAAGCCCCTCTTCGGAAAGCGCCGCAGCCGCGCCCCGCTGTACGGCGTATGCGACGCCGTTGAATTTGGTCGTCTGGCGGCGCAGCCACATCGCATGCAGCGACATACCGCACCTTTTCAATGCGAACGGAACGACCGTATAACCGCACCTCGTGCCCGTGAACCCCGCCGTTTTCGAAAAGGAGCAGAACTCGATCGCGCATTCCTTCGCGCCCTCGACCTCGTAGACGCTGCGCGCGAGCCCCTTTTCCGATACGAAGCTCTCATACGCCGCGTCGTACAGAATCACGGCGCCGCGTTCCCGCGCGTAATCCACCCATGCGCGGAGCCGTTCGATGCTGTATGCCGCTCCCGTCGGATTATCGGGCGAACAGATATAGATGATATCCGCCTTTACCGACGTATCGGGCATGGGCAGAAACGCGTTTTCCCGCGTTGCCGCACAATATATGATTTTGCGCCCCGCCATTTTATTGGTATCCACATAGACGGGATATACGGGATCGGGAATAAGCACGGTATTATCGGGATCGAAAAGATCGAGGATATTGCCCAGATCGCTCTTCGCGCCGTCGGAAACAAAGATCTCGTCCGCATCCACTGCCGCGCCGAAAGAACGGTAATATTCTCGTATCGATTCCCGCAGAAACGGATAGCCCTGCTCGGGCCCGTAGCCGCGGAAGGTCGCCCTTTCGCCCTGTTCGCGCACCGCTTCTTCCATTGCCGCAACGACGGCGGGCGCGAGCGGGAGAGTCACGTCTCCGATTCCCATTTTGTATATCCGCCGATCGGGGTGACTTTCGGAAAACGCCGCCACCTTATGCGCAATGTCCGAAAAGAGGTAACTATCCCGCAGACTGCGGTAATTTTCGTTGATCTTCATGGTTTTTCGATTCCTTTTCCGCCCGCGAAAGCGCGGTGCGGAGAGTATTGCGGCAGGATCGCCGCATTTCTTTACAGTTCTGTTTCGCCCGTAAATACCATGCGCGCCTCGCCCGTCATCAGAACGCGGTCGCCCACGTTGACGACCAGTTCCCCGCCCGGAAGCCGTACCGTTATATCTTCGCCCCGCGGAAACATACCGATCGCGACCGACGCGGCAGCAGCCGCGCACGCGCCCGTGCCGCAGGCGAGCGTTTCCCCGCTGCCGCGCTCCCATACCCGCATTTTCAGCGAGCGTTCGCCCGTCTTTTGAACGAATTCCGTATTGACGCGCTGCGGAAACACGGAGGCGTTTTCAAACAACGGTCCTACTGCGTCCAGTTCAATGCCGTCGGGATCTTCAAATACGACGCAATGCGGGTTGCCCATCGAAACGCACGTGATGCGCCGCTGCATGCCCGCGAGCCGTAAGGGATAATCGATGATTTGTGCCGAGGGAAGGTTTACGGGAATTTTTGCGGCGGCGAATTCTGCCTTTCCCATATCCACGCGCACCCGCCGCACCGTTCCGCCTTCGGGAAAAAGCCAAAGCCGCTTTATGCCGCTCAAAGTTTCTATCTCCATTTCGCTCTTTGGCACGGCGCCGCTCTCGAACAGATATTTTCCCACGCAGCGGATAGCGTTGCCGCACATTTTTCCCTCGCTCCCGTCCGCGTTGAACATACGCATTTTCGCATCGGCACGCCCGCTCGGGCAGATGAGTACGATCCCGTCGCCGCCGATGCCCCTGTGTCTGTCCGAAAGCCGCACCGCCAAATTCTCGGGTGAGGCGAGCGGTTCGCGCAGGCAGTCGAAATAAATATAATCGTTGCCCGCGCCCTCCATTTTTACGAATTTCCGCAACATAACGCCCTCCTATGTTTCGTAAGCCTTTAAAATTTCCAAAGCGACCTCACGGCGGGGCAGCCGTCTGTCCATCGCCTGCTTTTCGAGAAATCTGTGCGCGTCTTTCTCCGTCATGCCCAGATACCCGACGAGCGCACACTTCGCGCGGTCGATCAGTTTCAACTCGCCGATCGTCGCTTTCAGCCGCTCGTTTTCGTCGCCCAACGCACGCAAGCGGCAGCCTACGCGCGCGCATATACGCAACGCCTGCAACAGTTCCGAAGGCCGCACGGGGCGGCAAAGTACCGCGCCCCCGACGCCCGAAAGTTCGCGTTCGGCGCTTGCCGCCTCTTCGGGAGATACGATCGCGATAACCGCCGTACCGCCGTTTGCGAGTGCGCGCGCTTTTTCCTCCCAACTCCCCTTAGGAAGAGAAACGAACAGCGCAAGAATCGAGCCGTTTTCCTCTTCCGACGCCGAACGAGGCTGAAAGCCGTTCTCCCGCAAAAAACGGCAGACCTTTTTATTCACCGTGTCCGAACCGCAGTGCACCGTGATCTTCTGCATGGCAATATCCCTAATGAAACGCGTACATCTGTCTGTACGGATTTTCGCTGTCGGGCGTGAGCCGATAATACACCGCTTCCGTAAACGCGCTTTCCTGTTCTCCAAAGAGCGAACACCACCGCGAAACGAGCGCGCGCACCGTACCCTGCGGAATCTTTTCCAGCCTTTCCGCCCTGACCTGTGCGGGCAGTTTTGCGGGGACCTTTTCGCAGCGCAGATAGATCTCGCCTCCGTGCATACCCGTCCCGCAGAAATTGCCGATGATCGGTTTGCCGTCCTTGTGGTTGCCGAGCACGACGATAATGCCGCCCGCCTGGTATTCGCCCAAAAAACTGCCAGCCCTGCCGCCGATCACGAGAGCGGGTTTATTTTCCTTATACGCTTTCATATGGATTCCGCAGCGGTAACCCGCGTCGCCGCGGATAAAAATTTTCCCGCCGCGCATGGC
It contains:
- a CDS encoding S-ribosylhomocysteine lyase; translated protein: MMEKIPSFCKDHDNLQTGLYLSTVQQGVSTFDLRMKTPNGGDYVPPKALHTIEHIIATLLRNGPHKENIIYFGPMGCRTGFYLLTVALSFKQVLGELRRAFSLGAQAEEIPGSSKKECGNYLEHDLDGARKECAAYAAILSEVKADD
- a CDS encoding RsmF rRNA methyltransferase first C-terminal domain-containing protein, encoding MNLPEKYMQRMRAALSDYSEYAAIFEKEPYKAVRANTLKVSPSEFSRVAPFPLEGGVPWAENGFYISDERPGRSPLHDAGVFYVQEPSAMCAVPLLQIGKGDRILDLCSAPGGKGTQIAELLQGTGVVLMNEKIPDRAKILSRNVERLGIRNAVVTNEDPETLAAAFPAYFDKILVDAPCSGEGMFRKEPAAIENWSEENVAMCAARQDNILRCAAAMLRGGGRLVYSTCTFSPEEDEEAVGRFLKSHPEFILERQEKLYPHRVRGEGHFAAVLVKEGEGRGAVRRHWRKADKRLVNLYRAFERDFLKTPLEGDFIAFGETLYLVPEELFSLETLRVLRAGVCLGEHVKGRFEPDHALAMSVKTSDALCAEELSDRVNAYLKGEELSAQSAGRGYCLCTYMGFPLGLGKASGGALKNRLPKGLRKF
- a CDS encoding 5'-methylthioadenosine/S-adenosylhomocysteine nucleosidase encodes the protein MLAVITAMQREADALLCRCAAQRSYRLCGKTVVLASACGREFHVVVCGVGKVNAAAGAQMAIDKLEADALLNIGVAGGISPRTALGKVFAIEKAVQYDFDLSQLNHTKIGTLDEYDSPYLPVLAKSAFPLATLATGDRFNDSTQDLALLNDELYADIRDMEGAAIAQVALSAKVPLYMYKAISDVVGGDCVQQYRDNLARALGALTAAVPQIFSEVK
- a CDS encoding cofactor-independent phosphoglycerate mutase, whose amino-acid sequence is MKYIVVLGDGMADRKLENLGNKTPLESARTPNLDALAARSEIGMCKTVPDGMKPGSDVANLSVLGYDPKQGYTGRSPLEAVSIGIPLRSTDVTMRCNLVTVSDEENYEDKRMIDYSAGEISTREANELIEYLKTFFDDEKFTLYSGVSYRHCLVIDKGETGNDLTPPHDITERPVRGHLPQGKLQKELLGMMRRSYELLKDHPVNLARIAAGKRPANSVWFWGEGTKPALENYEKKFGVKGGVISAVDLVKGIGMLAGMQILDVEGATGNYDTNFQGKADAALSALLNGLDLVYIHMEAPDECGHQGDVKHKIFSIEEIDRAVVGTLVKGLNDAKEPFRMLVCPDHPTPICIRTHTSDPVPYLLYDSEKDLSAGAARYDEEHAEATGVFVEDGYLLMQKLLNK
- a CDS encoding 3'-5' exonuclease; amino-acid sequence: MNYVFFDIECACVYKDVAKICVFGYCICDEKFNILKKEDILINPNGKFHLTAHGGDGIVLPYNYEDFKKYPDFPAFYRTIKDLLEGGDKIVVGHAAVNDVKYLNLETRRYKLPSFCFEFADTQILYMAMSETFDRQTGLDKLTELFQIEFQAHCAADDAYATMRVAEAMCRENQCTFPGLLEKYQIRNGSIRDYTFTNCSSKRGNEYYEKRAREKAERENVRVEFNNFVSRTRMRPQTRELYGKRFTFSRKIEEDLSLSKRLVREICRRGGRYSLKLGAANVFVTEENDESVRSVTAARLVGEGKPLQILHLSDLYSLLELNE
- a CDS encoding uracil-DNA glycosylase; translated protein: MIKLGGGWDEALEELFQDENYAKIHEFLKQEYSHHVVYPDMYDIYNCFKLTPFERVKVVLLGQDPYHNVNQAHGLCFSVKEGVQPPPSLVNIFQELKEDVGCEIPSSGDLTNWANEGVLLLNTALTVRAHQANSHKNCGWTWFTDNVIRILSENRDHLVFILWGGNARSKKPLIDRRKHLILECAHPSPLSAYNGFFGCRHFSKTNEYLKANGIEPIDWNLCKQRG